A region of Micropterus dolomieu isolate WLL.071019.BEF.003 ecotype Adirondacks linkage group LG01, ASM2129224v1, whole genome shotgun sequence DNA encodes the following proteins:
- the LOC123980123 gene encoding uncharacterized protein LOC123980123 isoform X2 → MEVPLLEQVRMEHIWRVQKRHVKCIQDVPGVQLYTVTGTTTTKGGVVLTKYRCARGSTALESFHCHLNRFIPGTSANALNFQLYLLEGLNRWNQDRGTAAVTSKLSSLLTYAGDVVQCLNTNSLKVFGRVFVTNFRPPARYTGEVLGVSYLLSQTGQPMVVNPDSEETEDMLENIDEGEEEEEDEGFEEDTVPWLDDLSFSSSQPAASFQPAASYQPAASFQPAASFQPAAFSQPTPSMAAASGVVDYSGMPGLDKVDSLAEYLVELRNQTSLYLNNQQVSTIVALWQNLLDHDRQRVVFAARHQSRLDIGRFRSPKKRQEFTPGTESVKRHTLTTTAPLAQWPDCCRRCTIHRSPKKKGTGTVSRWDLILFDYRKIRLLILCNGAVVQQTILQLVDVSHTTLVQWHNKRVKRQENVVVMQGLNLPSRLSVAVNPLPSANVRPSSAPPQPGPAHQYHLPNSTVGLAKLKSKVSPSVATPMAVKPQQQLLPAPPSGPQLRPQQQLLPAPPSGPQLRPQQQLFPAPPSGPQLRPQRQLFPAPPSPQFLMLVPVTPGAAPQTLGFSLSSAPPAPVPRKLTRKVLHNTCKKCGQFRTAETGHSQYKGVVYCPSVEAVPKEQWLEDMKRNK, encoded by the exons ATGGAGGTGCCGCTGCTGGAACAGGTGCGCATGGAGCACATCTGGCGGGTGCAGAAACGGCACGTCAAGTGCATCCAGGACGTGCCAGGTGTGCAGCTGTATACAGTGACaggcaccaccaccaccaaaggCGGCGTTGTCCTGACCAAGTACCGCTGTGCCAGAGGGTCCACGGCCCTGGAGTCGTTTCACTGCCACCTCAACAGGTTCATTCCAG GAACCAGTGCAAACGCACTGAACTTCCAGTTGTACCTGCTGGAAGGCCTCAACAGGTGGAACCAGGATCGGGGGACTGCAGCGGTGACCAGCAAGCTGTCATCTCTCCTCACCTACGCCGGGGATGTGGTCCAGTGTCTCAACACCAACAGCCTGAAGGTGTTTGGCCGGGTATTTGTGACAAACTTCAGGCCACCTGCCAGATACACTG GAGAGGTGCTTGGTGTTAGCTACCTGCTGAGTCAGACTGGACAGCCCATGGTGGTGAACCCCGActcagaggagacagaggacatGCTGGAGAATATAGATGAGGgcgaggaagaagaagaagacgaggGCTTTGAGGAAGATACTGTGCCATGGCTCGATGACCTGagcttctcctcctcccagcctgctgcctctTTCCAGCCTGCTGCCTCCTACCAGCCTGCTGCCTCTTTCCAGCCTGCTGCCTCTTTCCAGCCTGCTGCCTTCTCCCAGCCTACTCCCTCCATGGCTGCTGCATCCGGG gtTGTGGATTACAGTGGCATGCCAGGGTTGGACAAAGTTGACAGCTTGGCAGAGTATCTGGTGGAGCTGAGAAACCAGACTTCTCTGTACCTGAACAACCAGCAG GTGAGCACCATTGTTGCTCTGTGGCAGAACCTGCTGGACCACGACAGGCAGAGGGTGGTGTTTGCTGCCAGACACCAGAGCAGGCTGGACATAGGGAGATTTAGGTCTCCAAAAAAGAGGCAGGAGTTCACTCCAGGGACGGAGAGTGTGAAGAGGCACACACTCACCACCACTGCCCCACTTGCCCAGTGGCCAGATTGCTGCCGCCGCTGTACCATCCACCGCAGTCCCAAGAAGAAGGGGACTGGCACAGTGTCAAGATGGGATCTCATCCTTTTTGACTACAGGAAGATCAGGCTGCTCATTCTGTGCAATGGGGCGGTAGTGCAGCAGACCATCCTGCAGCTGGTGGATGTGAGCCACACCACCCTGGTGCAGTGGCACAATAAGAGGGTGAAGAGGCAGGAAAATGTGGTGGTGATGCAGGGGCTGAACCTGCCCAGCCGCTTGTCTGTGGCAGTTAACCCTCTCCCCTCTGCTAATGTGCGCCCCTCATCTGCTCCCCCCCAGCCAGGCCCAGCTCACCAGTACCACCTGCCAAACAGCACCGTGGGCCTGGCGAAGTTGAAGAGCAAAGTATCACCCTCGGTTGCAACACCCATGGCTGTCAAgccccagcagcagctcctccctGCTCCACCATCAGGTCCTCAGCTGCGtccccagcagcagctcctccctGCTCCACCATCAGGTCCTCAGCTGCGTCCCCAGCAGCAGCTCTTCCCTGCTCCACCATCAGGTCCTCAGTTGCGTCCTCAGCGGCAGCTCTTCCCTGCTCCACCCAGCCCTCAGTTCCTGATGCTGGTTCCAGTAACCCCAGGTGCTGCTCCACAGACCCTGGGGTTCAGCCTTTCCTCTGCCCCTCCTGCTCCAGTCCCCCGAAAACTGACCCGAAAGGTGCTGCACAACACGTGCAAAAAATGCGGACAGTTCAGGACGGCGGAGACTGGACACAGCCAATACAAGGGTGTGGTTTACTGCCCCTCTGTAGAGGCTGTACCAAAGGAGCAGTGGTTGGAGGACATGAaaaggaataaataa
- the LOC123980123 gene encoding uncharacterized protein LOC123980123 isoform X1, with the protein MRGEEGTISLIEQLLQTLGGPKGRDLMEVPLLEQVRMEHIWRVQKRHVKCIQDVPGVQLYTVTGTTTTKGGVVLTKYRCARGSTALESFHCHLNRFIPGTSANALNFQLYLLEGLNRWNQDRGTAAVTSKLSSLLTYAGDVVQCLNTNSLKVFGRVFVTNFRPPARYTGEVLGVSYLLSQTGQPMVVNPDSEETEDMLENIDEGEEEEEDEGFEEDTVPWLDDLSFSSSQPAASFQPAASYQPAASFQPAASFQPAAFSQPTPSMAAASGVVDYSGMPGLDKVDSLAEYLVELRNQTSLYLNNQQVSTIVALWQNLLDHDRQRVVFAARHQSRLDIGRFRSPKKRQEFTPGTESVKRHTLTTTAPLAQWPDCCRRCTIHRSPKKKGTGTVSRWDLILFDYRKIRLLILCNGAVVQQTILQLVDVSHTTLVQWHNKRVKRQENVVVMQGLNLPSRLSVAVNPLPSANVRPSSAPPQPGPAHQYHLPNSTVGLAKLKSKVSPSVATPMAVKPQQQLLPAPPSGPQLRPQQQLLPAPPSGPQLRPQQQLFPAPPSGPQLRPQRQLFPAPPSPQFLMLVPVTPGAAPQTLGFSLSSAPPAPVPRKLTRKVLHNTCKKCGQFRTAETGHSQYKGVVYCPSVEAVPKEQWLEDMKRNK; encoded by the exons ATGCGCGGGGAGGAGGGGACCATCAGCCTCATCGAGCAGCTGCTGCAAACACTGGGGGGGCCAAAAGGGAGAGACCTCATGGAGGTGCCGCTGCTGGAACAGGTGCGCATGGAGCACATCTGGCGGGTGCAGAAACGGCACGTCAAGTGCATCCAGGACGTGCCAGGTGTGCAGCTGTATACAGTGACaggcaccaccaccaccaaaggCGGCGTTGTCCTGACCAAGTACCGCTGTGCCAGAGGGTCCACGGCCCTGGAGTCGTTTCACTGCCACCTCAACAGGTTCATTCCAG GAACCAGTGCAAACGCACTGAACTTCCAGTTGTACCTGCTGGAAGGCCTCAACAGGTGGAACCAGGATCGGGGGACTGCAGCGGTGACCAGCAAGCTGTCATCTCTCCTCACCTACGCCGGGGATGTGGTCCAGTGTCTCAACACCAACAGCCTGAAGGTGTTTGGCCGGGTATTTGTGACAAACTTCAGGCCACCTGCCAGATACACTG GAGAGGTGCTTGGTGTTAGCTACCTGCTGAGTCAGACTGGACAGCCCATGGTGGTGAACCCCGActcagaggagacagaggacatGCTGGAGAATATAGATGAGGgcgaggaagaagaagaagacgaggGCTTTGAGGAAGATACTGTGCCATGGCTCGATGACCTGagcttctcctcctcccagcctgctgcctctTTCCAGCCTGCTGCCTCCTACCAGCCTGCTGCCTCTTTCCAGCCTGCTGCCTCTTTCCAGCCTGCTGCCTTCTCCCAGCCTACTCCCTCCATGGCTGCTGCATCCGGG gtTGTGGATTACAGTGGCATGCCAGGGTTGGACAAAGTTGACAGCTTGGCAGAGTATCTGGTGGAGCTGAGAAACCAGACTTCTCTGTACCTGAACAACCAGCAG GTGAGCACCATTGTTGCTCTGTGGCAGAACCTGCTGGACCACGACAGGCAGAGGGTGGTGTTTGCTGCCAGACACCAGAGCAGGCTGGACATAGGGAGATTTAGGTCTCCAAAAAAGAGGCAGGAGTTCACTCCAGGGACGGAGAGTGTGAAGAGGCACACACTCACCACCACTGCCCCACTTGCCCAGTGGCCAGATTGCTGCCGCCGCTGTACCATCCACCGCAGTCCCAAGAAGAAGGGGACTGGCACAGTGTCAAGATGGGATCTCATCCTTTTTGACTACAGGAAGATCAGGCTGCTCATTCTGTGCAATGGGGCGGTAGTGCAGCAGACCATCCTGCAGCTGGTGGATGTGAGCCACACCACCCTGGTGCAGTGGCACAATAAGAGGGTGAAGAGGCAGGAAAATGTGGTGGTGATGCAGGGGCTGAACCTGCCCAGCCGCTTGTCTGTGGCAGTTAACCCTCTCCCCTCTGCTAATGTGCGCCCCTCATCTGCTCCCCCCCAGCCAGGCCCAGCTCACCAGTACCACCTGCCAAACAGCACCGTGGGCCTGGCGAAGTTGAAGAGCAAAGTATCACCCTCGGTTGCAACACCCATGGCTGTCAAgccccagcagcagctcctccctGCTCCACCATCAGGTCCTCAGCTGCGtccccagcagcagctcctccctGCTCCACCATCAGGTCCTCAGCTGCGTCCCCAGCAGCAGCTCTTCCCTGCTCCACCATCAGGTCCTCAGTTGCGTCCTCAGCGGCAGCTCTTCCCTGCTCCACCCAGCCCTCAGTTCCTGATGCTGGTTCCAGTAACCCCAGGTGCTGCTCCACAGACCCTGGGGTTCAGCCTTTCCTCTGCCCCTCCTGCTCCAGTCCCCCGAAAACTGACCCGAAAGGTGCTGCACAACACGTGCAAAAAATGCGGACAGTTCAGGACGGCGGAGACTGGACACAGCCAATACAAGGGTGTGGTTTACTGCCCCTCTGTAGAGGCTGTACCAAAGGAGCAGTGGTTGGAGGACATGAaaaggaataaataa
- the LOC123980140 gene encoding selenoprotein V-like isoform X2 — protein MSPAKRLIRTLSEMSIKPKSHKAMGDGEWMARLRAFVNTGLWPSGGNKPAPRQRKWYDLYQKIEKCPMQAHGQSTLFVGPKACNCGFHTVKPATQPPAEAPQSVASDSDPGATSASAAASAATPRSFLRPPLSLSMFTKSRFGGSKSDSLKPNLVARRTPSPSPSSVRTPSSSPLPPSPLPSPSSVRTPSSSRLLAPSSVRTPSPSVSSSLAVAPDESGGVPSAAAAVAASVWLPGELSKTIPVQDHRWIASTLFPSGKLRPDVKLWYEPPVLLHPSADGVDAILSVEGEGVLPGLWEAANGLWCPQEGSKGPRHRRVLPYGDRDTQVHRVFPELSVDQSDCPGPAGPAPPEAV, from the exons ATGTCGCCGGCGAAACGGCTTATAAGAACTCTGTCAGAA ATGAGCATCAAACCTAAGAGCCACAAGGCCATGGGAGATGGCGAGTGGATGGCGAGGCTGAGGGCATTTGTCAACACTGGCCTTTGGCCTTCAGGAGGTAATAAACCAGCCCCAAGGCAACGGAAGTGGTATGACCTCTACCAGAAG ATTGAGAAATGCCCCATGCAGGCCCATGGACAGAGCACCCTCTTTGTAGGACCCAAGGCCTGTAACTGTGGATTTCACACCGTTAAG CCTGCCACTCAGCCTCCTGCTGAAGCCCCACAGTCTGTGGCCTCAGACTCGGACCCTGGTGCGACTTCAGCAAGTGCTGCAGCGTCTGCCGCCACCCCAAGGTCTTTCCTGCGGCCCCCGCTGAGTTTGTCAATG TTCACTAAATCACGTTTTGGTGGGTCAAAGTCTGACTCACTAAAGCCCAATTTAGTGGCTAGGAGGACCCCCAGCCCTTCTCCATCCTCTGTGAGGACCCCGagctcttctcctcttcctccttctcctcttccttctccatCCTCTGTGAGGACCCCGAGCTCTTCTCGTCTTCTTGCACCATCCTCTGTGAGGACCCCAAGCCCTTCTGTAAGCAGCAGCCTTGCAGTAGCCCCT GACGAGTCTGGAGGAGTTCCTTCAGCAGCTGCTGCGGTTGCAGCTTCAGTCTGGTTGCCGGGAGAACTGAGCAAGACCATCCCTGTGCAGGACCACAGGTGGATTGCCAGCACCCTCTTTCCCTCCGGTAAACTGCGGCCAGATGTAAAGCTGTGGTATGAGCCCCCTGTCCTTCTTCACCCATCGGCTGATGGTGTGGATGCCATACTATCTGTGGAAGGTGAAGGTGTCCTGCCCGGCTTGTGGGAAGCAGCTAACGGGCTATGGTGTCCACAAGAGGGCTCGAAAGGTCCTAGACATCGACGGGTATTACCTTATGGtgacagagacactcaggtgcaCCGTGTGTTCCCTGAACTATCTGTCGACCAGTCAGACTGTCCGGGACCAGCTGGACCTGCCCCACCAGAAGCTGTTTGA
- the LOC123980140 gene encoding ethylene-responsive transcription factor ABI4-like isoform X1: MSPAKRLIRTLSEMSIKPKSHKAMGDGEWMARLRAFVNTGLWPSGGNKPAPRQRKWYDLYQKIEKCPMQAHGQSTLFVGPKACNCGFHTVKQPATQPPAEAPQSVASDSDPGATSASAAASAATPRSFLRPPLSLSMFTKSRFGGSKSDSLKPNLVARRTPSPSPSSVRTPSSSPLPPSPLPSPSSVRTPSSSRLLAPSSVRTPSPSVSSSLAVAPDESGGVPSAAAAVAASVWLPGELSKTIPVQDHRWIASTLFPSGKLRPDVKLWYEPPVLLHPSADGVDAILSVEGEGVLPGLWEAANGLWCPQEGSKGPRHRRVLPYGDRDTQVHRVFPELSVDQSDCPGPAGPAPPEAV, encoded by the exons ATGTCGCCGGCGAAACGGCTTATAAGAACTCTGTCAGAA ATGAGCATCAAACCTAAGAGCCACAAGGCCATGGGAGATGGCGAGTGGATGGCGAGGCTGAGGGCATTTGTCAACACTGGCCTTTGGCCTTCAGGAGGTAATAAACCAGCCCCAAGGCAACGGAAGTGGTATGACCTCTACCAGAAG ATTGAGAAATGCCCCATGCAGGCCCATGGACAGAGCACCCTCTTTGTAGGACCCAAGGCCTGTAACTGTGGATTTCACACCGTTAAG CAGCCTGCCACTCAGCCTCCTGCTGAAGCCCCACAGTCTGTGGCCTCAGACTCGGACCCTGGTGCGACTTCAGCAAGTGCTGCAGCGTCTGCCGCCACCCCAAGGTCTTTCCTGCGGCCCCCGCTGAGTTTGTCAATG TTCACTAAATCACGTTTTGGTGGGTCAAAGTCTGACTCACTAAAGCCCAATTTAGTGGCTAGGAGGACCCCCAGCCCTTCTCCATCCTCTGTGAGGACCCCGagctcttctcctcttcctccttctcctcttccttctccatCCTCTGTGAGGACCCCGAGCTCTTCTCGTCTTCTTGCACCATCCTCTGTGAGGACCCCAAGCCCTTCTGTAAGCAGCAGCCTTGCAGTAGCCCCT GACGAGTCTGGAGGAGTTCCTTCAGCAGCTGCTGCGGTTGCAGCTTCAGTCTGGTTGCCGGGAGAACTGAGCAAGACCATCCCTGTGCAGGACCACAGGTGGATTGCCAGCACCCTCTTTCCCTCCGGTAAACTGCGGCCAGATGTAAAGCTGTGGTATGAGCCCCCTGTCCTTCTTCACCCATCGGCTGATGGTGTGGATGCCATACTATCTGTGGAAGGTGAAGGTGTCCTGCCCGGCTTGTGGGAAGCAGCTAACGGGCTATGGTGTCCACAAGAGGGCTCGAAAGGTCCTAGACATCGACGGGTATTACCTTATGGtgacagagacactcaggtgcaCCGTGTGTTCCCTGAACTATCTGTCGACCAGTCAGACTGTCCGGGACCAGCTGGACCTGCCCCACCAGAAGCTGTTTGA